The following are encoded in a window of Arthrobacter sp. NicSoilB4 genomic DNA:
- a CDS encoding crosslink repair DNA glycosylase YcaQ family protein — MTPQPLTTQPLTANAPPARTLTRERLRAWAWHKQGLDGSLAGSTSEQVFARAGWARSVGGANPYLTLFARAGIRRDQVDADVLAHRILELPTARGCTYVLGRDDFAWALQLGRDAAEAAFKVVGRLGVDRGEITLLEEQVLHTLTEAAVPLDPRQLKEELGESVRNLGEEGKKKGATTTLPTALGILQAQGRIRRVPANGRLDQQRYAYELWNLPPSPLDEDEARAELIRRYLGWTGGATFKQSQWFTAFTVVQSKAALAAAGAVEVPTAAGVTLWMLPDDVEKLAVFEEPADEQIQLLAGTDSLALLRRNAAELLADEDQHTQALGSLALQADLPDHPIFDRGRIIGLWQYDPGRERIVPWLFRAPTAAVTRRIGETEDWIREDLGDFRAFSLDSPATRQKRIDNLAAAAAGSAAAS; from the coding sequence ATGACGCCCCAGCCCCTCACCACGCAGCCCCTGACCGCGAACGCGCCGCCGGCGCGGACCCTCACCCGCGAGCGGCTCCGCGCCTGGGCCTGGCACAAACAGGGCCTGGACGGGTCGCTGGCCGGCAGCACCTCGGAGCAGGTCTTTGCCCGCGCCGGCTGGGCCCGCTCCGTGGGCGGCGCCAACCCCTACCTGACGCTCTTCGCCCGCGCCGGCATCCGGCGCGACCAAGTGGACGCCGACGTCCTGGCGCACCGGATCTTGGAACTTCCGACGGCGCGAGGCTGCACGTACGTCCTGGGCCGGGACGACTTCGCCTGGGCGCTGCAACTCGGACGGGACGCCGCCGAGGCCGCCTTCAAAGTGGTCGGCAGGCTCGGGGTGGACCGCGGCGAAATCACCCTGCTGGAGGAACAGGTGCTGCACACGCTGACCGAGGCAGCCGTTCCGCTGGACCCGCGGCAGCTCAAGGAGGAACTCGGCGAATCCGTGCGGAACCTCGGCGAGGAAGGCAAAAAGAAGGGCGCCACCACCACGCTGCCCACGGCCCTCGGCATCCTGCAGGCGCAGGGCCGGATCCGGCGGGTCCCGGCCAACGGGCGCCTGGACCAGCAGCGCTACGCCTACGAGCTCTGGAACCTGCCGCCGAGCCCGCTCGACGAGGACGAAGCCCGCGCCGAGCTGATCCGCCGCTACCTGGGCTGGACCGGCGGGGCCACGTTCAAACAATCGCAATGGTTCACGGCGTTCACCGTTGTCCAGAGCAAGGCGGCGCTGGCCGCGGCGGGCGCGGTGGAGGTTCCCACGGCCGCCGGGGTGACGCTGTGGATGCTGCCCGACGATGTCGAAAAGCTCGCCGTTTTCGAAGAGCCGGCCGACGAGCAGATCCAACTGCTCGCCGGAACGGATTCCCTCGCACTGTTGCGGCGCAATGCCGCCGAACTCCTGGCCGACGAGGACCAGCACACACAGGCCCTCGGCTCGCTGGCGCTTCAGGCGGACCTCCCGGACCATCCCATCTTCGACCGGGGCCGAATCATCGGGCTGTGGCAGTACGATCCCGGCAGGGAACGGATCGTGCCCTGGCTGTTCCGCGCGCCCACGGCGGCCGTGACCCGGCGGATCGGCGAAACCGAGGACTGGATCCGCGAGGACCTGGGGGACTTCCGCGCGTTCAGCCTTGACTCACCAGCCACCCGGCAGAAGCGGATCGACAACCTGGCGGCTGCCGCAGCAGGCTCGGCCGCCGCCAGTTAG
- a CDS encoding nucleoside deaminase codes for MTSPEPRHADWMGLALGEARAALATADVPIGAVVIGPDGTVLGRGRNEREAIGDPTAHAEMVAIRAAAARLQELSARGGKAGDGWRLEDCTLVVTLEPCAMCAGAVVLARIPRVVFGAWDEKAGAAGSVFDVLRERRLNHWVEVYGGVREQECATLLRDFFAGHRGA; via the coding sequence ATGACTTCCCCTGAGCCCCGCCATGCCGACTGGATGGGCCTTGCCTTGGGCGAGGCGCGTGCCGCGCTGGCCACGGCGGACGTGCCGATCGGCGCCGTCGTCATTGGTCCCGACGGCACCGTGCTCGGCCGCGGGCGCAACGAGCGGGAGGCCATCGGGGATCCGACGGCGCACGCTGAGATGGTGGCCATCCGCGCGGCTGCCGCGCGGCTGCAGGAACTCAGCGCCCGGGGCGGGAAGGCCGGTGACGGCTGGCGCCTGGAAGACTGCACCCTGGTGGTGACGCTCGAGCCCTGCGCCATGTGCGCCGGTGCCGTGGTGCTGGCCCGGATTCCCCGGGTGGTGTTCGGTGCGTGGGACGAGAAGGCGGGGGCCGCCGGTTCCGTGTTCGATGTTCTCCGCGAGCGCCGGCTCAACCACTGGGTTGAAGTGTACGGCGGGGTCCGGGAACAGGAATGCGCGACGTTGCTCCGGGACTTCTTCGCCGGGCACCGGGGCGCCTGA
- a CDS encoding phosphatase PAP2 family protein — protein sequence MRRWGKWVVPYAALWITMLVGGVLVVLLAVLSAEVYDNVVDDAGLANLDKPTLALMEQLRSPGLDSFVTGFTNIGGGVGMPILASILTAWLIWASRTWRPLILIGAAAAVSTTATTMGKKLIGRNRPDHADAVPPYEDSPSFPSGHTLNTTVVIGLVVYLACLQVQRTIARVALIAAGVIFVAAMGMSRVFLGHHWMTDVIFGWLLGLAWVAIVIMAHRLFHVLRHREHAGPAPTFDNPAHLRDGVGGTASSTGKDRRSGGKDDVGARGPTGGPPAAG from the coding sequence ATGCGGCGCTGGGGCAAGTGGGTTGTGCCGTACGCCGCCCTGTGGATCACGATGCTCGTGGGCGGCGTGCTGGTGGTTCTCCTGGCGGTGCTCAGCGCCGAGGTCTATGACAACGTGGTGGACGACGCCGGCCTGGCGAATCTGGACAAGCCAACCCTGGCGTTAATGGAACAGCTCCGCAGCCCCGGGTTGGACTCCTTCGTTACAGGGTTCACGAACATCGGCGGAGGCGTCGGCATGCCCATCCTGGCCAGCATCCTCACTGCCTGGCTCATCTGGGCCTCCCGGACCTGGCGGCCGCTGATCCTGATCGGCGCCGCCGCCGCTGTGTCCACCACGGCCACCACGATGGGCAAGAAACTGATCGGCCGGAACCGCCCGGACCACGCGGACGCCGTGCCTCCCTACGAGGACTCGCCGTCGTTCCCCAGTGGACACACGCTTAACACCACGGTGGTGATCGGGCTCGTGGTGTACCTCGCCTGCCTGCAGGTGCAGCGCACCATTGCGCGCGTCGCCCTGATCGCTGCCGGTGTGATCTTCGTGGCAGCAATGGGGATGAGCAGGGTCTTCCTGGGCCATCACTGGATGACCGATGTGATCTTCGGATGGCTGCTGGGGCTGGCGTGGGTGGCGATCGTGATCATGGCCCACAGGCTCTTCCATGTCTTGCGGCACCGGGAACACGCGGGTCCCGCGCCCACGTTCGACAACCCCGCGCACCTCAGAGACGGCGTCGGGGGGACCGCCAGCAGCACCGGCAAAGACCGCCGGTCCGGTGGCAAGGACGACGTCGGCGCCCGCGGTCCCACGGGCGGGCCACCAGCCGCCGGGTGA
- the upp gene encoding uracil phosphoribosyltransferase, with translation MRTFVVDHPLVAHKLTVLRDKNTPSPVFRQLTEELVTLLAYEATREVRTEPVTIETPVSTTIGTAFTKPTPLVVPILRAGLGMLEGMTKLVPTAEVGFLGMARDEETLDIITYAERLPEDLTDRQIFVLDPMLATGGTLREAIKFLFKRGASDVTCICLLAAPEGLAKLEEELSDANVTIVLASIDEKLNEKSYIVPGLGDAGDRLYGVAG, from the coding sequence ATGCGCACTTTCGTTGTGGACCACCCGCTGGTCGCCCATAAGCTCACCGTTCTGCGGGACAAGAACACCCCGTCCCCGGTCTTCCGCCAGCTCACCGAGGAACTGGTCACGCTCCTTGCGTACGAGGCCACCCGCGAAGTCCGCACCGAACCGGTTACCATCGAGACACCGGTCAGCACCACCATCGGCACCGCTTTCACCAAGCCCACCCCGCTGGTGGTCCCCATCCTCCGGGCGGGACTCGGCATGCTCGAGGGCATGACCAAGTTGGTCCCCACCGCCGAGGTGGGCTTCCTGGGCATGGCCCGGGATGAAGAGACCCTGGACATCATCACGTACGCCGAGCGGCTCCCCGAGGATCTCACCGACCGCCAGATCTTTGTCCTGGACCCCATGCTCGCCACCGGCGGCACGCTGCGCGAGGCCATCAAGTTCCTCTTCAAGCGCGGCGCGTCCGACGTCACCTGCATCTGCCTGCTGGCCGCTCCGGAAGGCCTGGCGAAGCTGGAGGAGGAGCTCTCCGACGCCAATGTGACGATCGTGCTCGCCTCCATCGACGAGAAGCTCAACGAGAAGTCCTACATCGTTCCGGGCCTGGGCGACGCCGGCGACCGCCTCTACGGCGTGGCCGGCTAA
- a CDS encoding VOC family protein yields MDWKLELVFVPVSDVDRAKDFYVNKVGFNADYDERPMDGIRFVQLTPPGSGCSIAIGEGLNDAPPGTAPSLQLVVSDIQAAHQQLKDNGVDVSDVDVQDWGHFVYFADPDGNKWAVQYLPNRPNG; encoded by the coding sequence ATGGACTGGAAACTTGAACTCGTCTTTGTCCCCGTGTCCGATGTGGACCGCGCCAAGGATTTCTACGTCAACAAGGTCGGGTTCAACGCCGACTACGACGAGCGGCCCATGGACGGCATCCGTTTCGTCCAGCTGACCCCGCCCGGTTCAGGCTGCTCGATCGCCATTGGCGAGGGCCTCAACGACGCCCCGCCCGGCACGGCCCCCAGCCTGCAGCTGGTGGTCAGCGACATTCAGGCCGCCCACCAACAGCTCAAGGACAACGGCGTGGACGTCAGCGACGTCGATGTCCAGGACTGGGGGCACTTCGTCTACTTCGCAGATCCCGACGGCAATAAATGGGCGGTGCAGTACCTGCCCAACCGTCCCAACGGCTAG
- a CDS encoding HAMP domain-containing sensor histidine kinase: MPEPSGTTSPSRLNWRDPATWHLRTRLVLVAMALLVAICGAIGIVSYASMDLFLTRQLDKQLQQASDRARDFGRSGGRSDPLEARGQGVGTLNARIVDDSVRSAGFIAEDATRKSLTNEDDEILLKLSPHDEPVNRTLSAGFYRLVAVQAPDGNVMVTGLPLAEKQNTLASLVWTTVFVSAGGLVVIGLAGTALIRRTMKPLDQLSDVATRVSRLPLDAGEVGLAVRVPASAAHPGTEVGSVGHALNLMLDNVSNALEARQESEMKVRQFVADASHELRTPLTAIRGYTELMRMTEHFTPDGQKSLARVQSQSERMTTLVEDLLLLARLDEGQPLKLGDVDLTQLAVETVSDEKVMAPDRVWQLELPEEPVVVRGDATQLHQVLANLLSNARKHTGPGTTVVTGVQRTPDGSAVVTVTDNGPGIAPEFVGRVFARFTRADASRKNPVPVTTPATVRLPLPHLPLRPPRPPSATSASTGTPPPTSAEGTSGLGLSIVQSIVEAHGGTVSVTSVPGRTEFVVRLPAPGPAVEEVPAAQAATPPS, encoded by the coding sequence GTGCCCGAACCCTCCGGTACCACCAGCCCTTCCAGGCTCAACTGGCGCGACCCGGCCACGTGGCATCTGCGCACCCGGCTTGTCCTGGTCGCCATGGCACTGCTCGTGGCGATCTGCGGAGCCATCGGCATTGTCAGCTACGCCTCGATGGACCTCTTCCTGACCCGGCAGCTGGACAAGCAGTTGCAGCAAGCCTCGGACCGCGCCCGCGATTTTGGCCGCTCCGGCGGCCGCTCCGATCCCCTTGAGGCACGCGGCCAGGGGGTCGGCACCCTCAACGCCAGGATCGTGGACGATTCGGTCCGCAGCGCCGGTTTTATCGCGGAGGACGCCACCCGCAAGTCGCTCACCAACGAAGACGACGAGATCCTCCTGAAGCTTTCTCCGCACGACGAGCCCGTCAACCGGACCCTGTCCGCCGGTTTCTACCGCCTGGTTGCTGTGCAGGCCCCGGATGGCAACGTGATGGTGACCGGGCTCCCGCTCGCGGAGAAACAGAACACGCTGGCCTCCCTGGTCTGGACCACGGTGTTCGTATCCGCCGGCGGCCTCGTTGTGATCGGTCTGGCCGGGACGGCGCTGATCCGCCGGACCATGAAACCGCTGGACCAGCTCTCCGACGTGGCGACGAGAGTCTCGCGCCTTCCGCTCGACGCCGGAGAAGTGGGACTTGCCGTCCGCGTACCGGCGTCGGCGGCCCATCCGGGAACCGAGGTGGGCAGCGTTGGCCATGCCTTGAACCTGATGCTGGACAACGTCTCCAACGCGCTCGAAGCCCGGCAGGAGAGCGAGATGAAGGTGCGCCAGTTCGTGGCGGATGCCTCACACGAACTGCGCACGCCCCTGACCGCCATCCGTGGCTACACCGAGCTGATGCGGATGACCGAACATTTCACCCCCGACGGGCAGAAGTCCCTGGCCCGCGTGCAGAGCCAGTCGGAGCGGATGACCACCCTGGTGGAGGACCTGCTCCTGCTCGCCCGGCTGGATGAAGGCCAACCGCTCAAGCTCGGAGATGTGGACCTCACCCAGCTGGCCGTGGAGACAGTGAGTGACGAGAAGGTGATGGCCCCTGACCGGGTCTGGCAGTTGGAGCTCCCCGAAGAGCCCGTGGTGGTCCGCGGCGACGCCACCCAGCTTCACCAGGTGCTGGCCAATTTGCTCTCCAACGCCCGCAAGCACACGGGACCCGGCACGACGGTGGTTACCGGCGTGCAGCGCACCCCGGACGGGAGTGCCGTGGTGACCGTGACGGACAACGGGCCCGGGATCGCCCCCGAGTTTGTGGGCCGCGTCTTTGCCCGCTTCACCCGGGCGGATGCCTCCCGGAAGAATCCGGTGCCAGTGACGACGCCGGCAACCGTCCGCCTACCCCTGCCGCACCTCCCGCTCCGCCCGCCCCGGCCCCCGTCCGCCACGAGTGCTTCCACAGGGACCCCTCCGCCGACTTCCGCCGAAGGAACCAGCGGGCTGGGACTCTCGATCGTGCAGTCGATTGTTGAGGCCCACGGGGGGACGGTCAGCGTGACGTCGGTGCCGGGCAGGACCGAATTTGTGGTGCGGCTGCCCGCGCCCGGCCCGGCTGTCGAAGAGGTTCCGGCGGCGCAAGCCGCCACACCGCCGTCGTGA
- a CDS encoding response regulator transcription factor codes for MATSHSMTNNLPQLTHPDGSPIRALVVDDEPSLSELMSMGLRMAGWSVAVAADGPEAVKLAKEFRPDVLVLDVMLPGFDGVELLGRIRAFTPEVPALFLTAKDDVQDRIAGLAAGGDDYVTKPFSMEEVLLRLHRLVQRSGVAAMDTAELVVGDLVLNIDTREVRRAGEELHLTATQFELLRYLMENPKRVVSKAQILDRVWDYDFGGQANIVELYISYLRKKVDAIHPPMIHTVRGAGYVLKPAD; via the coding sequence ATGGCCACTTCGCACTCCATGACCAACAATCTCCCCCAGCTGACCCATCCGGATGGCTCCCCCATCCGCGCCCTGGTCGTGGACGATGAGCCCAGCCTCTCCGAACTTATGAGCATGGGCCTGCGCATGGCGGGCTGGTCGGTTGCTGTCGCCGCGGACGGCCCGGAAGCCGTAAAGCTGGCCAAGGAGTTCCGTCCCGACGTGCTGGTGCTCGACGTGATGCTTCCCGGGTTCGACGGTGTGGAACTGCTGGGCAGGATCCGTGCCTTCACGCCGGAAGTCCCGGCCCTGTTCCTGACAGCGAAGGACGACGTCCAGGACCGCATCGCCGGGCTGGCTGCCGGCGGGGACGACTACGTGACCAAACCGTTCAGCATGGAGGAAGTGCTCCTGCGGCTGCACCGGCTGGTCCAACGTTCCGGGGTGGCCGCCATGGATACCGCCGAACTCGTCGTCGGAGACCTCGTCCTGAACATCGATACGCGGGAAGTGCGGCGGGCGGGGGAAGAGCTCCACCTCACGGCAACCCAGTTCGAGCTGCTGCGCTACCTCATGGAGAACCCGAAGCGAGTCGTCAGCAAAGCCCAGATCCTGGACCGGGTCTGGGACTACGACTTCGGCGGTCAGGCCAACATCGTGGAGCTCTACATCTCTTACCTCCGTAAGAAGGTCGACGCCATCCACCCGCCGATGATCCACACGGTGCGGGGCGCCGGCTATGTCCTGAAGCCGGCGGACTGA
- a CDS encoding winged helix-turn-helix domain-containing protein produces MSVASGYVHISVRNAGKAGQASGIRQGFGSRPSFAPAGSGASFPAPGYAPQGYNPNSYGQLRAVPPAPATAPTPVITPGDGSPVRPVPNDNVARGFVLYMGIDEETAAAAGTSIAKLAQEIRAYAQSLVSGAESYAAVAVAPASAPGSALDVVRSTFGDPTVGARQRSETARLQQPQDPRPSGVLIDLARREVALDGESLNLTFKEFELLNYLVENGTRTVGRDELLEGLWRNAEEVPNERTIDVHIRRLRSKLGRLANTVRTVRGQGYRFYEHPEVVVWAAPEYSI; encoded by the coding sequence ATGTCAGTTGCATCCGGATACGTCCACATCTCCGTCCGTAACGCCGGCAAGGCCGGCCAGGCCTCCGGTATCCGCCAGGGCTTCGGCAGCCGCCCGTCCTTCGCCCCTGCCGGATCCGGCGCCAGCTTCCCCGCCCCGGGCTATGCACCGCAGGGATATAACCCCAACTCCTATGGGCAGCTCCGCGCTGTTCCGCCGGCGCCGGCCACGGCCCCGACGCCCGTGATCACCCCGGGTGACGGCAGCCCCGTCCGCCCCGTCCCCAACGACAACGTCGCCCGCGGCTTCGTGCTGTACATGGGGATCGACGAGGAAACCGCTGCGGCCGCAGGCACCTCCATCGCGAAGCTCGCCCAGGAGATCCGGGCCTACGCCCAGTCCCTGGTTTCCGGGGCTGAAAGCTACGCCGCCGTCGCCGTCGCCCCGGCCAGCGCCCCGGGCTCCGCGCTCGACGTCGTCCGTTCCACCTTCGGTGACCCCACGGTGGGTGCCCGCCAGCGGTCCGAGACCGCCCGCCTGCAGCAGCCGCAGGACCCGCGCCCCTCCGGCGTGCTGATCGACCTTGCCCGTCGTGAGGTGGCGCTCGACGGCGAATCCCTGAACCTCACGTTCAAGGAATTCGAACTCCTCAACTACCTCGTCGAGAACGGCACGCGCACCGTGGGCCGCGACGAGCTGCTCGAGGGCCTGTGGCGGAATGCCGAAGAGGTGCCCAACGAGCGCACCATCGACGTCCACATCCGCCGCCTGCGCTCCAAGCTCGGCCGCCTCGCCAACACCGTGCGCACCGTGCGCGGCCAGGGCTACCGCTTCTACGAGCACCCCGAAGTCGTAGTCTGGGCCGCTCCGGAATACTCGATCTAG
- a CDS encoding dodecin family protein, translated as MSVARITTLSANSKTSFDAAIKEGVDRANKTLRNVTGAWVKEQKVEISDGAVVAWHVVLEVTFVLDD; from the coding sequence ATGTCTGTTGCACGGATCACTACCCTGAGCGCGAACTCCAAGACCTCGTTTGATGCCGCCATCAAGGAAGGCGTCGACAGGGCCAACAAGACCCTGCGCAATGTCACGGGGGCGTGGGTGAAGGAACAGAAAGTCGAAATCAGCGACGGCGCTGTTGTGGCCTGGCACGTCGTGCTTGAAGTGACCTTCGTCCTGGACGACTGA
- a CDS encoding histidine phosphatase family protein, which yields MSAHHIKRLVIMRHAKSDWPGGVADHERPLEERGHRDAPQAGKWLLKHGVVPDFILCSSALRTRQTCTWVCSELGDKAPTPKLEDGLYAASAKRMLTVINHVPDTVTTLMVISHMPGVQDLAMHLASRDSNHDAYMDAATRYPTSALTIMETEKTWAELDGQDARLTHFKVPRAK from the coding sequence ATGAGCGCGCATCACATCAAACGGCTGGTGATCATGCGGCATGCCAAGTCGGATTGGCCCGGCGGCGTCGCGGATCATGAAAGGCCGCTCGAAGAGCGCGGTCACCGCGATGCTCCGCAGGCCGGAAAATGGCTGTTGAAGCACGGTGTGGTCCCGGACTTCATCCTCTGCTCCAGCGCCTTGCGCACCCGGCAGACGTGCACGTGGGTCTGCAGCGAACTCGGCGACAAAGCTCCGACGCCGAAACTGGAGGACGGACTCTACGCCGCCTCGGCCAAGCGGATGCTGACAGTCATCAACCACGTCCCGGATACCGTGACCACTCTTATGGTGATCTCGCACATGCCCGGCGTGCAGGACCTCGCCATGCATCTTGCCTCCAGGGATTCCAACCACGACGCCTACATGGACGCTGCCACCCGGTACCCCACGAGCGCGCTGACCATCATGGAGACCGAGAAAACCTGGGCCGAACTGGACGGCCAGGACGCGAGACTCACACATTTCAAGGTTCCCCGCGCCAAATAA
- a CDS encoding EamA family transporter, producing MNTRHSALALLVAVLWGANFVAIDLGLHPDGAEMPPLLFVVMRFTLVVVPCIFFIRKPDVGWKAIVGVGLLMSAGQFGLLYLAMALGMPAGLASLVLQAQVLLTVLLAAGFLGERPSRRQVAGVVLGVAGLAVVAVGRSQVAPVLPLMIVLAAALSWAAGNIVARKAKAASGLGLVVWSGAVVPLPLLGLSLLVDGPTTVVQALVEVQPVTVLSALYTAVFGSLVGYGIWNRLLGLYPSSAVVPFTLLVPVVGMTTAWLILGEVPTPAEVTGGLLLLAGVATAVLRPWNVRLWNVRARDSRQRDRCPRAQRRGDVRADGRAAEVAGDLAAAVPPAEEAGRLSPGDAARGAGTRAD from the coding sequence GTGAACACCCGCCATTCCGCGCTCGCCCTGCTCGTTGCGGTGCTCTGGGGAGCCAACTTCGTCGCGATCGACCTCGGCCTGCACCCGGACGGTGCGGAGATGCCGCCGCTGCTGTTCGTCGTGATGCGGTTCACCCTGGTGGTCGTTCCCTGCATCTTCTTCATCCGAAAGCCGGACGTGGGCTGGAAGGCGATCGTCGGCGTCGGGCTGTTGATGAGCGCCGGGCAGTTCGGCCTGCTGTACCTGGCCATGGCCCTGGGTATGCCCGCGGGCTTGGCCTCCTTGGTCCTCCAGGCGCAGGTCCTGCTGACCGTGCTCCTGGCGGCCGGCTTCCTCGGAGAACGGCCCAGCCGGCGGCAGGTCGCCGGCGTTGTGCTGGGCGTGGCCGGGCTCGCTGTTGTGGCTGTCGGCCGCAGCCAGGTCGCCCCGGTGCTGCCGCTCATGATCGTGCTCGCCGCGGCGCTGTCCTGGGCCGCCGGCAACATCGTCGCCCGCAAGGCGAAAGCGGCGTCCGGGCTGGGGCTCGTGGTGTGGTCAGGGGCCGTGGTGCCGCTGCCCCTGCTGGGACTGTCCCTGCTGGTTGACGGGCCCACCACGGTGGTGCAGGCCCTGGTGGAAGTCCAGCCCGTCACGGTGCTGAGCGCACTTTATACGGCTGTCTTTGGTTCCCTGGTGGGCTACGGGATCTGGAACAGGCTGCTGGGACTGTACCCGTCCTCCGCTGTCGTGCCGTTCACCCTGCTGGTTCCGGTGGTCGGGATGACGACGGCGTGGCTCATCCTGGGTGAAGTGCCGACCCCGGCGGAGGTGACCGGCGGGCTTCTGCTGCTCGCCGGGGTGGCGACGGCGGTGCTCCGCCCCTGGAATGTCCGCCTCTGGAATGTCCGGGCGCGGGACAGCCGGCAGCGGGACCGCTGCCCGCGGGCTCAGCGGCGCGGGGATGTCCGCGCCGATGGGCGCGCGGCTGAAGTGGCGGGGGACTTGGCCGCAGCGGTCCCCCCGGCGGAGGAAGCCGGCCGCTTGAGCCCCGGGGATGCCGCCCGCGGGGCGGGAACCCGGGCCGACTGA
- a CDS encoding TetR/AcrR family transcriptional regulator gives MSSRTDKTAVETAAETPAGTAKKLRPSRTNATKQKLFEASMELIGERGVAGVTVDEIAAAAGVSKGTVYYNFGSKSDLIAQLLRHGVDILLARLLSVRDDSADPLAAMDEMIGQAMDFMDEYPSFARLWVSENWRTPSEWQDTFAELRGRLLSVVGAAIDGVAAAYRVDPGVSRGSLETAIFGACFVVGLDRQTYNPERTREQSVTAIMASMRGYIVK, from the coding sequence ATGAGCAGCCGCACGGACAAAACTGCTGTGGAAACTGCCGCGGAGACGCCGGCAGGGACCGCGAAGAAGCTCCGGCCGTCCCGCACCAACGCAACCAAACAGAAGCTGTTCGAGGCCTCGATGGAGCTGATTGGCGAGCGCGGCGTGGCGGGGGTGACGGTCGACGAGATCGCGGCGGCCGCCGGAGTCTCCAAAGGCACGGTCTACTACAACTTCGGCAGCAAGTCGGACCTGATTGCCCAGCTGCTGCGGCACGGCGTGGACATCCTGCTGGCACGGCTGCTGAGCGTCAGGGACGATTCCGCGGACCCGCTCGCGGCGATGGACGAAATGATCGGCCAGGCCATGGACTTCATGGATGAATACCCGTCCTTCGCCCGGCTGTGGGTCAGCGAGAACTGGCGGACCCCCAGCGAGTGGCAGGACACTTTCGCCGAGCTGCGCGGACGGCTGCTCTCCGTGGTCGGTGCGGCGATCGATGGAGTGGCTGCCGCCTATCGGGTGGACCCGGGGGTGTCCCGGGGCAGCCTCGAGACAGCCATCTTCGGGGCCTGCTTCGTGGTGGGCCTGGACCGGCAGACCTACAACCCGGAGCGGACCAGGGAACAAAGTGTCACCGCGATCATGGCGTCCATGCGCGGCTACATCGTGAAGTAG